The Rutidosis leptorrhynchoides isolate AG116_Rl617_1_P2 unplaced genomic scaffold, CSIRO_AGI_Rlap_v1 contig573, whole genome shotgun sequence nucleotide sequence TAATTAAGTTTTGTATGATCTCTGGTGCAGCAGTGTTTTTCTTTGACTAAATAGGTAATCCTATTTAGTACCCGGATTTTATTATACCCTGTCTCTTTCACCTTTATAAACATCCCAACACATGTAAACAAAATGCGATGTTGATCCTTTTTATTGTGACCTTGTATTGATATGTTCTGCAAGCTTCTTTCTCGATCCTCCTTTTGAATCACAAATAAAATATGTTGTTTGTCGAGATTGGCAGCTCTAATAGGAAGTTTGTACTGGAGAGTGATTAATGCAGTTCGCAGGAAATAATTACAGTGCATGGATGGATTCTCTGGACTGACTTGCAATGCCTTGTGTAGGAGCTTAGAACAAGCCCTGGATGACTGAGATATGGTGATCGTTTAGCATCTGTTCCTGCAGGCTTTCGAAGCACTTGGAACAGACGAATTTAATGGTAACTCCATGTTGGTTTCatctatttatatatgtattttcatGATGTGTTGAAAGACAGTGCTTCTGCGTGGTTCATAGCATAGCTGCTGTTCGTCGGTTGTCAATCTGGGGTTTCCTTTGGAGAGTGAGAGCCCAAGAAATCAAAGAGGGTATCGAGTGAACCGTACATATTTGTGTCTGCATTTGAATTATGCATCTAGAGCCCAAGAATCACAGGGGCCTTTCAGAATCCCAGGTGTGGCTATTCTACCCTTAATCTTATACTTCAGTTTGCAGCAAGTGCCTTACATAAACTCAAATGACTTACTAATGATGGAGTATTTAGCAGATGGAAGTTTACATGTTATTGAGGCCTGTTGTGGAAGTAATTGAAATGTCCAGGTGACAGACTCATTGACTTGAAGATGATTTGCTAAAAATACAGGTTTATTTAGTTTAAAGTTAGGGATATTTTATTATAAAGCTCGTGAGGATATCTTGCTCCACTGGATTATGCATGTGGTTGCTATGCCTAATGTTATTCTACCCTTAATCAGGCCATCTTGTTCCATGACTGTAATTGCTTAAAGATTCAGAATTCAGATGCTATTCAGAAGTCACGGCAGGTCAGTCTGCACTAAAGGAAAAGAGGCAGGTGAGTTGTGGGGTAGAATGAGGAAGATCTAGAAGAGGCATTTAATGTAAGATAAATTTTCTTAAATCTGTTCATTCTGATTATATTTCCTGCCTAGAGAATCGAATTCAGATAACATTGATTCAACTCTTTCCTCAGTTTGTTACTTTGCCCATACTTGCTAACTCGCCCGCTTGTTGGAGGGTTGGAATAATACACCTTGTATTCTTAAGGAGTTTCAATTCCATCAAATGAAGAGGTGTACTTCATAATCCTGCGTCCCCTCcctaaaaaaaaaacaaagatGTAGCTGCTACTCAATTTTCACATTCATTTGTATACAGTAAGTATATATCATTTGAAAACAAGTCAACGGTGGTTACTGAGATAATAGCTTTTGTTGATCCTGTCCAGAGAAATGTCTATATTGCCTAATGAAAGATTAGCTTTCAAAGACGAGTACTTCAATTCCTCAGGCATTTTTAATCACACACGTATTTATCGTCTGTGAATTCACTATAAGTGATGAAtatattttccatagctacatggaAAGTGAAGCTTTAACTCTTGCATTAGCTACAATGCCTGCTCAGAAAAATTGTTCCCAAACAATTCTGTTGTTGCAAAGAATATGCTCTCTACACAGTTGTTGGTTGATTATTTGTGGGTTGATCAAGTTATTATGTCAAGTGTCAGAAAGATCAGATGCCTTCTAATCTTGTTTGATCCTTTTGTTGGCCATGTTTTTAACTTGTGACGGCACTAGTTTATTTTGCTCAACTTGtattggattcttttcttacttagCTAGATGCTTTCGTGACGACAATCTAATTAATCAAACAACAAAAGAAGGATAGTATTGTTTTCAGAAATAACTTTAGAACCCACTAAGGCTATTTTCCGAAttaaagttatttttatttctatttctgttcttctttttttttttttttttatcctttTCATATTTGAAATGCGCTTTTGTGGATTTTCAATTTTAAGTTGACATTATTCATAAGCAAGATCAAACAAcaaaagaagaaggaaaaaaaattattttaaatttctatatatatatatatattatatattttcatGTTGGAAATACTCTTGTCCAGATTTTCAATTCAACTTGACATTACCCATACGAAAGATCAGACAACAAAAGTAGAGTATTGTTTTCATAAATAACTTTAGGACTCACTAAGGCTGTCTTCCAGattaaagttattttttttttatttctatttctTTCCTTTTTATATTTTCATATTGAAAATGCTCTTTTGCGGTTTTTCAATTCAATTTGACATTACTGAAACTCAAGATCGAACCACAAAAGAAGGAGGGTATTGCTTTATGAAATAACTTTAGGACTCACGAAGGCAAAGTTATTTTTTATTtctatttcttttctctttttatgctcttttttggatttttttttttaaccttgccATGTCAAAAGATGTTTAACCTTGTGATGAAACATTAGCTTTACAACTAATAACAAAATCATTGTGTAGTGACTTGGTTGTGTTAAATTGCTCTAGAAGGACTCTCCAATATCAATTATGCATAAAACAAATAAAGTTAGGAAAATATCAAAATAAGAATAATGAATTAGTAGAGAAATTTTTTTACCCCATTGATCCAAATCTTGTGAATGAAGATGTGTTGGGGCCTTAAAGCAATTACAAAACAATGTTCGGATCTCTCGAGTAAAAGAGATTTTCGAccgatttttatataaattttaccTAATATAGCTGCAATTTTTGGTTAATGGAGAAGATTCACAATACATTTGACCCAAAAATTAAGACTATACATGACTTATTTTTTCATATATTAGCCGGTTTCAATTTGTTTTTTATGATGTAATCTTTCAATTTGAGCTTGCAATAAAGTATTATACAAATCTCgggaaaaaaaagaaaagaaaagaagaaaggtAGAGTTAGAAATAAGCTGAGGAAGTCTACCAATTTTCTCAAAAACTTCTTGTGGTGTATTTCAGACAAAAAGAGTGAAAAATAGTGGTTAACCCCGGTGGAATTCCAAATGAATAGGTTAAAGAAAACGGCTCAGGAGGAGGAGGTGGCTCTCCCTCGTACGATGCTCAAAGCACAAGTCCTCCTAACCCACCTTGCTCCCCGCCAACTGAGCCTTTTGAAATCCCAACCAGTCCCAGTCCCAGTCCATTCGCCGAAGCAGATTCACTGCGAGTCGCTCCTGTCCATCTTGAGAAGATGTACTTCCACGAGGACGGTCCAGCAAGTCCACTCCCAGATGCTCGCGAGCTCCGTCGACAAGCCCAACTTCCTCCTCGCGAAGCTCGTCGACCTCAAGGACGTGTCCTACGCTTCCCTCGTTTCTCTCGGATCCCTCGACCCAATGACTACGCCTTCAATGTCATGATCCGGGGCTTGACCACAACGCGGCACGACTACTCCCTGACGCTGCACTTCTATTACCGAATGAAACGTGTAGGAGTGAAACCCAATAATTTCACGTACCCATTTCTGTTCATAGCTTGCGCGAATCTTCTCGAGTTGGACCATGGTCGGGCGGCTCATTCTTCGGTGTTTAAGACTGGGTTGGATTCGGACAGTCACACTAGTCACTCGTTGATTATGATGTACGCCAAGTGCCGGGAGCTGGAGAATGCACGCAAGGTGTTTGACGAAATTACCGACAGAGATGTGGTGTCGTGGAACTCGATGATCTCTGGGTATGCGAAAATGGGTTTTGCGGCGGACGCGGTCGAGCTGTTCAGGAAAATGGGGGAGAAAGGCTTCATGCCTGATGAAATGACTGTGGTGAGCACTCTCACGGCGTGTGAGACTTGGGGGATCTGACATTTGGCAAGTGGATAGAGGGATATGTTCTGGATAACAGGATGAAGTTGAACTCTTACGTGGGATCTGCCTTGATTGATATGTATGGGAAATGTGGGGATTTGACATCAGCGAGGAGGATTTTTGATAAAATGGTTAAGAGGGATATAGTGACTTGGAATGCCATGATCACAGGGTATCAATCTTTTTCTCTTGCTTGCTTGCTTTATGAAATCACTTGTTATTAGCTCATCTCATCTGTGACATCTTTGTGTCTATTAGTCTAACCACTATAGGTCACATATTAGCTTTTCTATGAGATGCTCATTCTGAACAATAAGACTTTACCAGGACTGATCCTGATATAATCGTCACATTTTCATATATACTCTTCGTAATGCTAATACTAATGTTTTTCCTCAATTGAGTGATGGCCGATATTTGCCGCAGCCTCTCTGTCTAGCGGCTACAAGATTGTTTCTTTTCTACTAGTGGATAGTtttgaattttattattattattattattattttttttttttggtggggAAACTTCAACTTATGTAGTTTTATCTGCTTTCTCACCTTCTTTTCTGTTTGATTTAGCCTCGCAAGGGTATTGGCAGTGCACTATATTGGCTTGAATTTTGCTTCTCTTTCATATTTCCATACACCTATTTCAGTAATGAGGAGGGTGCCGCTCAAACTTTTTTTTGGGTTGTCTGTGGGAGAATTTATCCTTCCAATTGACTTGTGCGTTCTTTTACATTTGGTTCAGTTAATCAGTTAGTAACGTGCAAGATACATATTATGTTAATCCGCACGATTAAGCATAATTGGTGAAGAGCTCTCTAAACTTTTTACTTATTGTGGTGACAGTTATGCCCAAAATGGGATGGCTGAAGAAGCGATTACACTATTTAGCACGATGAGAGAGGTTGGCATTGATCCGGACAAAATTACATTGCTTGGCGTGTTGTCTTCATGTGCTTCAATTGGGGCCCTAGAGCTGGGCGGTTGGGTGGACACCTATGTGTCTCATAATGGCTTAAGGCATGATGTTTACATTGGTACTGCTTTAATTGATATGTATGCTAAGTGCGGAAGTTTAGACAATGCTCTTGAAGTTTTTGAAGACCTGCCTCAGAAAAATGAGGTCTCTTGGAATGCTATGATTTCTGCCCTAGCTTTTCATGGTCGAGCAAAGGAGTCATTAGCACTATTTGATCACATGTTGAAAGAGGGTGGGCATGTCTACCCAAATGACATCACGTTCGTTGGAGTACTCTCTGCATGTGTGCATGGTGGTCTGGTTACTGAGGGGCGCAGACTATTTGCTATGATGTGCACTTCATTTGGATTGGTCCCGAAAATTGAGCATTATTCTTGTATGGTTGATCTATTTTCTCGTGCTGGACTTTTATATGAGGCCTGGAGCTTCATTGAGAAGATGCCTGGAAAGCCAGATGAAGTTGTTCTGGGGTCATTGCTTGGTGCCTGTCAGAAACGGCGAAATGCAGATATTGGTGAGCGAGTGATGCAGCTTCTTCTGGAAATAGAACCTTCGAATTCTGGGAACTATGTTATATCATCAAAACTCTATGCTGATGTGAAAAAGTGGGATGAATCAGCGAGGATGAGAATATTGATGAGACAAAGGGGTATAACTAAGACACCTGGTTGCAGTTGGTTTGAAATTGAGACTCAGCTACATGAATTTCATGCTGGTGATGGTTTGCATCATGGCACAGTGGAGATGTATGAAGTATTGGTCGATGAGATGAAGAGGGAAGGTTACATCCCGAAAGCTGACAATTCCGAAGAAACTGAGGATCAGTAAATTGGGTAAGTCTTTGGTAATGTGACATCATCTCTTATTTTTTCCCCATTTTTAGACTGGTGCATTTGTCTTGATATCTTATGTGAGCTATTTGTGGGATAAGTACACTAGAAGTGCCAAAAGTTGTGTACAATACTTACTTAAGTGTCAAAAGTTTTTGCCGGGCTCATTTAAGTGCTAAATCGGAGGAAAAACGATCACTTTAATCTCAACGGCGAGAAATTCCAATCAAATTGATTATGtgtcttttataattaaaattataatatgacggcaaaatttttaaaaaaatctaGTGCACGTGGCATGCTTGGCATTGAAGTGATCGTTTTTTAATAATGACTAGCACTAAAGTGATTACTTTAAATTAAAATTTGGCATTCAAATGATCACTTTTAATAAAATTTGACATTTAAATGATTACTATTTACAACTTTTGGACAACGTTGTTTGGAGGTTATATGTTGACTAAGCACACCAGCGAGCCACAAAGGATTgagaaataaattaaaatatagccACGTCGGATTCCAGTAATTCAGACCGGAGTTGGCACTTAAatgatcgttttaaaaaaaaaaagtagcaCTTAAAGTAATCCGAAATAAACTTTTGGCTCTAAAGTGAGCATTTTACACAACTTTTAGCACTTCTAATGTTCTTACCCTCTATTTGCTTGTGCAATTTCAGTTTTGGCTACTATATTTTCTTTCATAGCTCTTGCATGATGCATATGGAAGGTTTCTTTGTACTCTCCTTTTGGAGAATTTGCACAAATCAGTCTTAAGCATTCTTTCCCGTCTTTCATACTGCCATTGATGTTTAATTTTTCtgcttaaacttaaacatggaagTCCATTCAAGAACTGCTGGTTTTTCAGTTATCTGTCATCCTCTTCTATGCCATTGAACACCAATAGTATAAAAGAACTTTTTTAAGTAATTACAAATAGGTGTTGATAAAACAAAATTTTCAAGTGACTTGTGCAAGAAATGTTTCTTGAGATACAGTTTCTTATTCCTTGTATTATCAATCCTTTAGCCTGCATGAGAACTCAACATCTAGAGTTTTTGTTTTGCTCACCTCTGTGGCCAGTTTTCTACCTTCAGTATCTGAGTGGTATTGAAAATGTTCTAACTCTTCGAGTCTTGATTAAGCAACTGTATTTGGTGCTGTTTGTTTTATTAGGAAAATATGCTGCTATTTTCTGTAAAATCTCCTTGTGTTGATATGTTCGTAACTTCCTCTGGAGATTGTTTTTCTTAAAACAAGTGCTGTTTTACTTCTCTCAATTCTCCCCCTTTAAATAACTGGTCATTACTCACTTGAAGTCATTTAGGCGTTTTTTAAAGTTTAAGCCCCTTATTTTCTGGTCACTGATGCTTGAATGCTATATAGAAATTGATGTTTAAATTCGTTATTAGGGTCTTCTCTACTTTTCAACCAAACTTCTTTTGCAGATAGCTCTTCAACATACATTTCTCCCATTTAATGGCTCAGACTAGGGATCAATGCAGATTCATCTTTTTTACAAATCTTATACATCCTTTGAGGGAATAATATGATTATGATGAAACAAGATACTTCTTGTTGGTTTTACCTCCTTTTATTGTCAAAGGAACAAAGCGTTATGTCTAACAATCAGTAAACAATTGGTTCAAAGTTCATCTACTCAAGAATTACTTATAAGTGCAGGGAATGTTGTACTGAAAGTCTGCTAGAGGATGTAGTGCTGCTATTACTAAACAGTTCTATAGTAGATGATGGTTTACTTAGCGATGCAATAGTATTAAACACTTCCATAGTAGATTTTGGTCTCCTGCTTTATGCATGTAATAACCCCTCCTATGTAATTGCTCCAAACATTTAAAGGTGCATATTCCATGCTCTCGGAGGTTACCTATTTGCCTTGAAATATGTCATCATGAACTTCTATGGTTACAATTGGTGAGAAATTTCTTTGGACATGCACAAATAGAACTGAAAAGTTAGCTCAAGAAAATAACAGCACCTGCAGCCAGGAAAATCTTTATCTAATAGCTCTAACCAAGCGGTTAATGCTGATGGTTTGTCCGAATGTATATAGCATAGTGATCAGAATATTTGGTCCAGAGAAGATGTTTGACCAGTTAATATCATTGCCGTTATATTTCTAACTAGCAATATTATAGTTGGATTTATTTACAATTGCATCATTTAGTTGGAATTGCACTATCAATAGTGGTGATTATTGCATGCTTGATGATAAATGATAGCAGACATGGTTTTCTGCACATCAAAAGAAAGAAGAAACATGCATATGATGAACCAAATGATGCTTTATTATGGGCATATGATACAGGAAAAAGTTATTTCTCTTGAGGACATAATTCATGCAGAAGAATTGGATTGGTATTACTGAAGATTGAGGCAAGAGAAACTATTGTCAAGAGAATTAGAGTTTATGGAATTAAGTTAGAGACTGAATACAAACTGGGCACTAGGAAGAAAATAGTAGTCCCTTTCAGAGGATATGATGTTAAATATACTGCAATTACAAAGGGCACATTTCATCTGGTTTGTTTGCATGACATGGTTGGAACATATTTCTGTGCTTATCTCATGACATGCACAAATGAACCTACTTAGCTACTAGCTTGGCCAAGACTCTAATCAAGTTTTTGTAAGATCTCTGCTGCAGCAGTGTTTTTCTATCTAGTGACCCGCATTTTATCATAACCATATCTTGTTCACCTTTATAGCCATCCCAAAATAAGTAAACAAAATGTGATGTTGATCCTTTTTGTTGTGACCTTATATTAATATGTTCTGCAAGCTTCATTCTTGATCCTCTTTTTGAATCACAAATAAAATATGTTGTTTATTGAGATTGATGGTTTATTGCAACTATATACTGCAGAGTGATTAATGCAGTTCACAGGAAATAATAACAGCGCATGGATGGCTTCTCTGGATTGACTTGCGATGCCTAATGCAGGAGCTTAGAACAAACCATGGATGATTGAGATATGGTGATTGTTTTTGTATCTGTTCCTGCAAGCTCTCGAAGCACTTGGAACAAAGGAATTTAATGGTAACTGCAAGTTGGTTTCATCTATTTATTCATGTATTTTTATGATGTGTTGAAAGACAGTGCTTCTGTGTGGTTCATAGCATAGCTGCTGTTGGGCGGTCACTAATCTGCGGTTTCCTTGGAGAGTGAGAGCGCCCAAGAAATCAGAGAGGGTATTGATTGAACTGTACATATTTGTTTCTGCATTTGAATTGTGCATTTGGAGCCCAAGAACCACGGGGGCCCTTCAGTATCCCAGGTTTGGCTACTCTACAGTTAATTTTATACTTCAATTTGCAGCAAGTGCCTTACATAAGCTCGAATGACTTACTAATAATTGAGTTGTTTAGCAGATGGAAGTTTACATGTTATTGAGGCCTATTGTGGAGGTAATTGAAATGTCCAGGCAACAGACTTGTAGACTTAAAGATGGTTGCTAAAAATCACAAGATTTTACTTTGAAGTTGGGGATATGTTATTCTAAAGCTTGTGAGGAACTCTTGCTTCACTGGATTATACATGAGGTTGCTATGCGTAAGGTTATTCTACCCATCTTGTTCCATGACTGTAATTGCTTACAGATTCAGAATCCAGATGCAATTCAGAAGTCGTGGCAAATCAGTTTAGACTAGATGAAAAGTGATAGATAAGTTGTAGGGTGGAATGAGGAAAATCTGGAACAGACATTTAATGTAAGATAAATTTTCTTAAATCTGTATATTCTGATTATATCACCTACCTTGAGGATCAAACTCAGATCATATTGATTCAAACTCTTACCTCTGTTACTTTGCCCATACTTGCTAAACTGCCCACTTGTTGGAGGAATGAGGAAAATCTGGAACAGACATTTAATGTAAGATAAATTTTCTTAAATCTGTATATTCTGATTATATCACCTACCTTGAGGATCAAACTCAGATCATATTGATTCAAACTCTTACCTCTGTTACTTTGCCCATACTTGCTAAACTGCCCACTTGTTGGAGGGTTGGAATAAGACTCCTTGTAGACTTATGGAGTTTCAATTCCATCAAATGACGATTTGGTACTTCATTACCTGCGCACCCTCCctcatgaaaaagaaaaaaaaaaaaaaaacgaagagGTAGCTGCTACTCAATTTTCATGTTCATTTGAAAAAAAGTAGATGGTGATCAGGCAGGTTACTGAGGCTGCGTTCGTTTCACAGAAAATTGACCATCTTCGGAAAATATTTTCCCCGAAGTTATTTTCCAGGAAAATGGCTATATTTTCTGGTGTTTGGCTAATTCTTAAATTTTGAGTGGAAAATATTTTCCACCGTTCGTC carries:
- the LOC139884585 gene encoding LOW QUALITY PROTEIN: pentatricopeptide repeat-containing protein At2g34400-like (The sequence of the model RefSeq protein was modified relative to this genomic sequence to represent the inferred CDS: inserted 2 bases in 2 codons) — encoded protein: MNRLKKTAQEEEVALPRTMLKAQVLLTHLAPRQLSLLKSQPVPVPVHSPKQIHCESLLSILRRCTSTRTVQQVHSQMLASSVDKPNFLLAKLVDLKDVSYASLXFSRIPRPNDYAFNVMIRGLTTTRHDYSLTLHFYYRMKRVGVKPNNFTYPFLFIACANLLELDHGRAAHSSVFKTGLDSDSHTSHSLIMMYAKCRELENARKVFDEITDRDVVSWNSMISGYAKMGFAADAVELFRKMGEKGFMPDEMTVVSTLTACEXLGDLTFGKWIEGYVLDNRMKLNSYVGSALIDMYGKCGDLTSARRIFDKMVKRDIVTWNAMITGYAQNGMAEEAITLFSTMREVGIDPDKITLLGVLSSCASIGALELGGWVDTYVSHNGLRHDVYIGTALIDMYAKCGSLDNALEVFEDLPQKNEVSWNAMISALAFHGRAKESLALFDHMLKEGGHVYPNDITFVGVLSACVHGGLVTEGRRLFAMMCTSFGLVPKIEHYSCMVDLFSRAGLLYEAWSFIEKMPGKPDEVVLGSLLGACQKRRNADIGERVMQLLLEIEPSNSGNYVISSKLYADVKKWDESARMRILMRQRGITKTPGCSWFEIETQLHEFHAGDGLHHGTVEMYEVLVDEMKREGYIPKADNSEETEDQ